From the genome of Cytobacillus firmus, one region includes:
- a CDS encoding DUF871 domain-containing protein has translation MLGISVYLSEERQYQNAEWIERAASHGLTSIFTSLHIPEDDHSTYKHLLQNLGALAKQHHMELLADVSPQSLDHLGLDWDSIDTLLEWGLTGIRADYGFTSEQIVELSKKMKLGINASTISAEELHEWMELGLKTNNIEAWHNFYPRPETGLNKDFLIERNKLLKGMGITTMAFLPGDGEFRGPLFAGLPTLEKHRGSSPAAAAAELLNSCWTDKVLIGDHSVKDRTLAQLAKIAEGAVPLRIELIGEQIYEDLLNKPHTNRMDPARDVVRSVESRSYAGQGSNKWEPVNQLERKKGSVTVDNILYGRYAGEMQITLADLPHDERVNVIARVIEEDMPLLNQIKTGTKFQLIVRDK, from the coding sequence ATGCTTGGAATATCAGTTTACTTATCAGAAGAGCGTCAGTATCAAAATGCGGAATGGATAGAAAGGGCGGCTTCTCACGGCCTCACTTCCATTTTCACATCCCTCCATATTCCCGAAGATGACCACAGCACTTATAAACATTTACTTCAGAATCTTGGGGCTTTGGCAAAGCAGCATCATATGGAACTCCTCGCAGATGTTTCTCCCCAATCATTGGACCATTTAGGATTGGACTGGGATTCGATTGATACACTTCTCGAATGGGGCCTTACCGGAATCCGGGCTGATTATGGCTTCACTTCTGAACAGATTGTTGAACTCTCAAAAAAAATGAAACTTGGTATCAATGCCAGTACGATCTCTGCTGAAGAATTGCATGAGTGGATGGAACTGGGATTAAAAACCAATAATATAGAAGCCTGGCATAACTTTTACCCGCGGCCGGAAACCGGTTTGAATAAAGACTTTTTAATAGAGCGAAATAAGCTCCTAAAAGGCATGGGGATAACTACCATGGCATTTTTACCTGGAGACGGGGAGTTTCGCGGGCCCCTTTTTGCCGGTTTGCCTACTCTTGAAAAACACCGGGGCTCGTCACCTGCTGCTGCTGCGGCTGAACTGCTGAACAGCTGCTGGACAGACAAGGTATTGATTGGTGATCATTCTGTAAAAGATAGGACTCTTGCACAGCTGGCGAAAATTGCGGAAGGTGCCGTGCCTCTCCGGATCGAGCTGATCGGCGAACAAATCTATGAGGATCTTCTTAACAAACCTCATACAAATCGGATGGATCCTGCCCGGGATGTTGTCAGGTCGGTTGAATCAAGATCCTATGCCGGGCAGGGATCAAATAAATGGGAACCTGTAAACCAGCTGGAACGTAAAAAAGGCAGTGTCACAGTTGATAATATTCTATACGGCCGCTACGCAGGAGAGATGCAAATTACACTGGCAGATCTCCCTCATGATGAACGCGTGAATGTAATCGCCAGAGTAATAGAAGAAGATATGCCCCTGCTGAATCAGATTAAGACAGGAACTAAATTTCAATTAATAGTGAGGGATAAATAA
- a CDS encoding PTS transporter subunit EIIC — protein sequence MRKEERLAKEITEQLGGTGNIAELASCMTRLRVKPVDESKVNLNGIKDIDGVMGVVEAETLQIILGPGIVTKVADEVSRMTGKNVSSVDDEEEIDTSLEGLAARTKAGLNEKNATPFKLFLRKIASIFIPLIPAIVASGLIAGINNVIIKSGGDPESTLVQMLDLIGWGLFGYLGVFVGINTAKEFGGSPALGGAAGILLINPGLANITLFGEALVPGRGGLIGVMLAAALVAFLEKRIRRVVPSAVDIIVTPTLALLITGFATFFILQPVGGFLSDIITKGLLGILDVGGILAGLVLAGTFLPLVVTGLHQGLTPVHMELINSIGDDPLLPILAMGGAGQVGAAFAIYFKTKNARLKRVIKGGLPVGMLGIGEPLIFGVTLPLGRPFLTACLGAAVGGAFQAFFKIATVAIGVSGIPLAFLVHTNQIILYLIGLLIAYAFGFLFTWLFGFKEEMAKNI from the coding sequence ATGCGTAAAGAAGAACGTTTGGCGAAAGAGATTACGGAGCAGTTGGGCGGCACAGGCAATATTGCGGAACTGGCCTCCTGCATGACCCGTCTTCGCGTGAAGCCAGTCGATGAAAGCAAAGTCAATCTGAATGGCATCAAGGATATTGACGGCGTTATGGGTGTTGTGGAAGCAGAAACACTCCAAATCATACTGGGACCAGGAATCGTCACCAAAGTAGCTGACGAAGTTTCCAGAATGACAGGCAAAAATGTTTCTTCCGTTGATGATGAAGAAGAGATTGACACTTCATTGGAGGGTCTGGCAGCCCGGACGAAAGCCGGACTCAATGAGAAAAACGCTACACCTTTCAAACTGTTTTTACGAAAAATTGCAAGTATCTTCATCCCGCTGATCCCGGCTATCGTTGCTTCCGGTTTGATAGCAGGGATCAATAATGTAATTATCAAATCAGGCGGAGATCCGGAATCTACTCTTGTGCAAATGCTTGATCTGATTGGCTGGGGTTTATTCGGTTACCTGGGGGTATTTGTTGGTATTAACACAGCAAAGGAGTTTGGAGGATCTCCTGCTCTGGGCGGTGCGGCCGGTATTCTATTAATTAATCCAGGCCTTGCCAATATCACTTTGTTCGGTGAAGCGCTGGTGCCGGGCCGCGGAGGACTTATCGGAGTCATGCTCGCTGCTGCATTGGTGGCCTTTTTGGAAAAAAGAATCCGCAGAGTCGTTCCTTCAGCTGTTGATATAATCGTAACACCGACACTTGCATTATTAATTACAGGCTTTGCAACCTTCTTCATCCTGCAGCCTGTTGGCGGATTCCTGTCAGATATCATTACTAAAGGCCTGCTTGGCATACTTGATGTCGGCGGCATTCTGGCTGGATTAGTACTTGCCGGAACATTCCTTCCTTTAGTTGTAACTGGTTTGCATCAAGGTTTAACACCAGTTCACATGGAATTGATTAACTCAATCGGCGATGACCCGCTGCTGCCGATTCTTGCAATGGGCGGTGCAGGCCAGGTAGGTGCGGCATTCGCCATTTATTTCAAGACAAAAAATGCCCGTCTGAAGAGAGTCATTAAAGGCGGACTTCCGGTTGGAATGCTTGGAATCGGCGAACCGCTTATTTTCGGGGTTACCTTGCCGCTGGGACGCCCATTCCTGACAGCATGTCTTGGAGCTGCTGTCGGCGGTGCTTTCCAGGCGTTCTTCAAAATTGCTACAGTAGCCATCGGGGTTTCCGGCATACCGCTTGCCTTCCTCGTTCACACCAATCAAATCATACTGTATCTGATTGGCCTATTAATTGCCTATGCTTTTGGCTTCCTGTTCACATGGCTGTTCGGATTCAAAGAGGAAATGGCTAAAAATATATAA
- the ppaX gene encoding pyrophosphatase PpaX → MSINTLLFDLDGTLIDTNELIISSFLHTLGKYYPDRYQREDVLPFMGPTLHETFESINPEKVEEMISVYREYNIKNHDVLVKEFAGVFETVRTLKESGYKLGIVTTKVSNVVEKGLKLTNLDQFFDVVVTLDHVDKPKPDPEPILKALSLLDAKPEEAIMVGDNSHDIDGGKNAGTKTAGVAWTAKGREFLARFEPDYMLDNMADLLDILEAENQ, encoded by the coding sequence ATGAGCATTAACACACTATTATTTGATTTAGATGGAACATTAATTGACACAAATGAATTGATTATTTCCTCGTTTTTGCATACGCTCGGAAAATATTATCCTGACCGCTATCAGCGGGAAGATGTTCTTCCGTTCATGGGGCCAACCCTGCATGAAACATTTGAGTCCATCAACCCGGAAAAAGTGGAGGAGATGATCTCGGTTTACCGGGAGTACAATATTAAGAACCACGACGTCCTGGTGAAGGAATTTGCCGGCGTGTTTGAAACGGTTCGGACTTTAAAAGAATCAGGATATAAACTGGGCATTGTTACGACGAAAGTTTCCAATGTAGTTGAAAAGGGCTTAAAGCTGACTAATCTTGATCAGTTTTTCGATGTGGTTGTCACGCTTGATCATGTGGATAAGCCAAAGCCGGATCCGGAGCCAATCTTGAAGGCGTTGAGCCTGCTGGATGCGAAGCCGGAGGAAGCCATTATGGTCGGCGATAATTCACACGATATCGATGGCGGAAAAAACGCCGGCACGAAAACGGCTGGTGTTGCCTGGACAGCGAAAGGCCGCGAATTCCTCGCGCGCTTTGAACCGGATTATATGCTGGACAATATGGCTGACCTGCTCGATATCCTTGAGGCAGAAAATCAATGA
- the hprK gene encoding HPr(Ser) kinase/phosphatase has protein sequence MVKVRTKDIIEKFGLELIAGEEGINRPITTSDISRPGLEMAGYFDYYPAERVQLIGKTELSFVEKLTNSEREIRLERLCTDITPGIIVTRGLDIPEELIEAAERESVPLLRSKQKTTRFSSLLTNFLESKLAPTTAVHGVLVDIYGVGVLITGKSGVGKSETALELVKRGHRLVADDCVEIRQEDEDYLVGNSPELIEHLLEIRGLGIINVMTLFGAGAVRSYKKISVVMNLELWDPKKQYDRLGLDEEKMKIIDTEITKLTIPVRPGRNLAVIIEVAAMNFRLKRMGMNAAEQFTNRLSDVIEDGDHDDR, from the coding sequence TTGGTAAAAGTGCGCACGAAAGATATCATAGAAAAATTTGGGCTTGAATTGATTGCCGGAGAGGAAGGCATAAACCGGCCGATTACAACGAGTGATATTTCACGTCCGGGCTTGGAGATGGCAGGTTATTTTGATTATTATCCGGCTGAACGCGTTCAATTGATCGGAAAAACGGAACTGTCTTTCGTTGAAAAGTTAACAAATTCTGAGCGGGAAATCCGGCTTGAACGCCTCTGTACAGATATTACGCCCGGCATAATCGTGACGAGAGGACTTGATATCCCTGAAGAACTGATTGAAGCAGCCGAGAGAGAATCGGTTCCGCTGCTTCGCTCCAAGCAAAAAACGACCCGTTTTTCCAGTTTGCTGACAAATTTTCTGGAAAGCAAGCTTGCTCCAACGACAGCTGTTCACGGCGTCCTTGTTGATATTTATGGGGTAGGGGTGCTGATAACAGGTAAGAGCGGAGTAGGTAAAAGCGAGACGGCACTCGAATTAGTAAAACGCGGACACCGCCTTGTTGCGGATGACTGTGTGGAGATCAGGCAGGAAGATGAAGATTACCTGGTGGGAAATTCACCGGAATTGATTGAACATCTGCTTGAAATCCGCGGTCTCGGCATTATCAATGTTATGACACTGTTCGGTGCTGGAGCTGTCCGCAGCTATAAGAAAATCTCTGTGGTTATGAATTTGGAGCTGTGGGACCCGAAAAAACAGTACGATCGTCTCGGCCTTGATGAAGAAAAAATGAAAATCATCGATACGGAGATTACGAAACTGACCATTCCGGTTAGACCCGGACGAAATCTCGCTGTCATCATTGAGGTGGCTGCCATGAACTTCCGCTTAAAGAGAATGGGAATGAATGCAGCCGAACAGTTCACGAACCGCCTCTCAGATGTGATTGAAGACGGAGACCATGATGATCGTTAA
- the murQ gene encoding N-acetylmuramic acid 6-phosphate etherase: MNITKLNTEQRNPKTMEIDLMTTEEIITIINQEDTIVPNAIAREIPHIVKVVDEITESFKKGGRLIYVGAGTSGRLGIIDASECPPTYGTDPEMVVGIIAGGKEAMTEAVEGAEDDSEQGRQDVANIQLSDKDVLVGIAASGRTPYTIGALQYGNEVGAVTVSVACTKDSEMGKISKYTIAPITGPEVVTGSTRMKAGTAQKLILNMLTTASMIKLGKVYGNLMVDVQMTNEKLFKRAENIVKMATGASDEEARAALKEQNYHTKAAILQILTGLKGEAAAELLKKHNGYLREAAADTN, from the coding sequence ATGAATATTACAAAGCTGAATACAGAGCAGCGAAACCCAAAAACAATGGAAATCGATTTAATGACAACAGAAGAAATTATTACAATCATAAATCAGGAGGATACAATTGTTCCTAATGCCATCGCAAGAGAAATCCCTCACATTGTAAAAGTGGTGGATGAAATTACGGAGAGCTTTAAAAAAGGAGGCCGCTTGATTTACGTTGGAGCCGGCACCTCAGGACGTCTTGGCATTATCGATGCTTCAGAATGTCCGCCGACATATGGAACAGACCCTGAAATGGTTGTCGGCATTATCGCCGGGGGCAAGGAAGCCATGACCGAGGCGGTTGAAGGTGCTGAGGATGACAGTGAACAGGGACGCCAGGATGTCGCCAATATTCAATTATCGGACAAGGATGTGCTTGTCGGCATTGCGGCGAGCGGCCGTACGCCATACACGATCGGAGCTCTTCAATACGGAAACGAAGTCGGTGCTGTTACTGTTTCAGTTGCCTGCACCAAAGATTCCGAAATGGGGAAAATCTCTAAATATACGATTGCACCTATCACAGGTCCGGAAGTGGTTACAGGCTCTACAAGAATGAAAGCAGGCACTGCACAAAAGCTCATCCTGAACATGCTAACGACAGCATCCATGATCAAGCTGGGAAAAGTGTACGGCAATTTAATGGTAGATGTGCAGATGACAAATGAGAAGCTGTTTAAGCGTGCTGAGAATATCGTTAAAATGGCTACAGGTGCATCTGATGAAGAAGCCCGGGCTGCACTTAAAGAACAGAACTATCATACGAAGGCCGCCATTCTTCAGATTTTAACAGGATTAAAAGGTGAAGCAGCCGCCGAGCTTCTGAAAAAGCATAATGGCTACTTACGAGAAGCAGCTGCGGATACAAATTAA
- a CDS encoding nucleoside recognition domain-containing protein gives MLVESSKKGLMAGLKTTWTLGKVIFPVTLIVALLQHTPVLPWVIKLITPLMNLIGLSGDAAIPLVLGNFLNLYAGIGAILTLDLTVKEVFIIAVMLSFSHNMLIETGVALKVGVKLWVVLTVRFGLALLSAIVINLVWQGGSETAKYGFIPAKEEQVSGALPIVLDALQTALLGILQLAIIVIPLMIIIQILKDMQWLAVFSRWMAPVTRALGMKENTSTTLAAGLLIGLAYGAGVMIQAVEEDGVSKKDVTIAFIFLVACHAVVEDTLIFVPLGIPVLPLLLIRLGVAVILTLVVAMIWNRADLAKRKEATYEH, from the coding sequence ATGCTGGTTGAATCATCCAAAAAGGGGCTGATGGCCGGCTTAAAGACAACATGGACACTCGGGAAAGTCATATTCCCGGTCACGCTGATTGTGGCACTGCTGCAGCATACGCCGGTGCTTCCATGGGTTATCAAGCTGATCACACCCCTTATGAATCTGATCGGGCTGTCAGGAGATGCAGCCATACCGCTTGTTTTGGGGAACTTCTTGAACTTGTATGCCGGAATTGGAGCTATCCTTACGCTCGATTTAACGGTTAAAGAAGTGTTTATTATTGCCGTCATGCTGTCGTTTTCACATAATATGCTGATTGAAACGGGAGTCGCTTTGAAGGTTGGCGTTAAGCTATGGGTCGTTCTTACCGTGCGTTTCGGATTGGCGCTGTTGAGTGCCATTGTTATCAACCTTGTTTGGCAGGGCGGATCCGAAACGGCTAAGTACGGATTTATTCCGGCAAAAGAAGAGCAGGTATCCGGGGCATTGCCAATCGTGCTGGATGCACTTCAGACGGCTTTGCTCGGCATTCTCCAGCTTGCCATCATCGTCATTCCGCTGATGATCATTATTCAGATTTTAAAAGATATGCAATGGCTTGCTGTCTTTTCAAGATGGATGGCGCCTGTGACCAGGGCACTTGGAATGAAAGAAAATACGTCTACAACCCTTGCAGCCGGATTGCTGATTGGCCTAGCTTATGGGGCGGGTGTCATGATCCAGGCTGTAGAGGAAGATGGCGTCAGCAAAAAAGATGTAACGATCGCATTTATTTTCCTTGTAGCCTGCCACGCAGTCGTTGAAGATACACTGATTTTCGTGCCGCTTGGCATTCCGGTCTTGCCGCTGCTGCTGATCCGCCTGGGTGTGGCAGTCATTCTGACACTGGTGGTGGCGATGATTTGGAACCGTGCTGATCTGGCAAAAAGAAAGGAAGCAACATATGAGCATTAA
- the lgt gene encoding prolipoprotein diacylglyceryl transferase: protein MENNIQPLDPIAISLGPIQVHWYGLIIGLGIALALIIAMREGERRGLPKDIFADLMLWAIPIAIISARIYYVIFQWDFYSQNPGEIIKIWNGGIAIHGALIGSVITAYVFAKKKHISFWKLADIAAPSIILGQAIGRWGNFMNQEAHGREVSRAFLENMHLPEFIINQMYINGAYYHPTFLYESIWNIIGFIILILLRRANLRRGELFLSYVIWYSIGRFFVEGLRTDSLMLTENLRIAQTISIVLIIVALVLIFYRRAEGLAKARYLDKAEGK from the coding sequence ATGGAAAACAATATTCAGCCGTTAGATCCGATTGCCATTTCCCTTGGGCCGATTCAGGTCCACTGGTATGGTCTGATTATCGGCCTCGGCATTGCACTGGCTCTCATTATCGCGATGAGGGAAGGGGAAAGAAGGGGACTCCCTAAGGACATCTTTGCCGATTTAATGCTGTGGGCTATTCCCATTGCGATTATTTCCGCAAGGATCTATTATGTTATATTTCAATGGGATTTTTACTCGCAGAACCCGGGTGAAATCATCAAAATATGGAATGGCGGAATTGCCATTCATGGAGCTTTAATTGGTTCTGTCATCACCGCTTATGTTTTCGCAAAGAAAAAGCATATCTCATTCTGGAAGCTTGCTGATATTGCAGCGCCAAGCATCATTTTGGGTCAGGCAATCGGCCGCTGGGGCAACTTCATGAATCAGGAGGCGCACGGGAGGGAAGTCAGCCGGGCGTTTCTGGAGAACATGCATCTGCCTGAATTTATCATTAACCAGATGTATATTAACGGAGCTTATTATCATCCGACGTTTTTATATGAATCCATCTGGAATATCATTGGATTTATCATCCTTATATTATTAAGAAGAGCAAACTTAAGGCGCGGAGAGCTTTTCCTCTCGTATGTTATCTGGTACTCGATCGGACGTTTCTTCGTAGAAGGCCTCCGTACCGACAGCCTGATGCTCACTGAGAATTTAAGAATTGCTCAGACAATATCTATCGTTCTTATTATTGTGGCGCTGGTTCTGATTTTTTATAGAAGAGCAGAAGGTCTTGCTAAAGCTCGTTATTTGGATAAAGCCGAGGGGAAATAA